From one Flavobacteriales bacterium genomic stretch:
- a CDS encoding acyl carrier protein, producing MSQELIEKLKVQIIETLNLEDLEPSDIDANDPLFGDDGIGLDSIDALELIVLMNKEYDIQIADPEEGKEVFYSIKTMADYIAANS from the coding sequence ATGTCACAAGAGTTGATTGAAAAACTGAAAGTGCAGATCATCGAAACGCTGAACTTGGAAGACCTTGAGCCTTCTGACATTGACGCCAACGACCCACTTTTCGGTGATGACGGAATCGGTCTTGACTCGATTGATGCGTTGGAGCTCATCGTTCTGATGAACAAGGAATATGACATTCAAATCGCTGATCCTGAAGAAGGAAAAGAGGTTTTCTATTCCATCAAAACCATGGCTGATTACATTGCGGCCAACTCCTAA
- a CDS encoding type IX secretion system membrane protein PorP/SprF: MRKLLAYLLLILPFWAASQDIHMVQFTETPQLINPGQTGVFNGKIRAIVNYRDQWASVDAPYRTFGFNYDQRISPKKWKKKASLCVGLAAYRDDAGDLGLHTTSGVISLASSLHLTNTQTVTAGIQSGVIYRGIDMSKAVWGSQYDGNNYDPTMASGEVSNFNSFINPDVSMGFAWNLNEPHGIGPFRELYVRAGTGIFHLNRPRQKFNLGEDDRLDVRWTIHADAMMGVGSGRSYIVPMFLFQMQGPSTEAVFGGMYRFLLRDAAQVTGFVKGGALGMGATYRWGDAITPMVSVEYLWMRLGVSYDVNLSKLRNATNYQGGLEISLRVILADGFYWTGRQSRN; this comes from the coding sequence ATGAGGAAACTGCTCGCATATCTGCTGCTCATTCTCCCTTTTTGGGCTGCTTCGCAGGATATACACATGGTGCAGTTTACCGAAACGCCACAGCTCATCAATCCAGGGCAAACAGGGGTTTTCAATGGCAAGATCAGGGCCATCGTCAATTACCGCGACCAGTGGGCAAGTGTAGATGCGCCCTACCGTACGTTCGGGTTCAATTACGATCAACGCATCAGCCCCAAAAAGTGGAAGAAAAAAGCGAGTCTCTGTGTTGGTTTGGCCGCGTACCGCGATGATGCCGGAGACCTCGGTCTGCACACCACTTCGGGCGTTATCAGTTTGGCCAGCAGTCTTCATCTCACCAATACACAAACCGTCACGGCAGGTATTCAAAGCGGGGTCATCTATCGCGGAATCGACATGTCCAAGGCCGTTTGGGGAAGCCAGTATGATGGCAACAATTACGACCCGACCATGGCATCGGGCGAAGTGAGCAACTTCAACTCGTTCATCAACCCCGATGTTTCCATGGGCTTTGCCTGGAATCTGAACGAACCGCACGGCATCGGGCCGTTCCGAGAGCTTTACGTCCGTGCCGGAACGGGTATTTTTCACCTCAATAGACCCAGACAGAAATTCAATTTGGGTGAAGACGACAGGTTGGATGTCCGTTGGACCATCCATGCCGATGCGATGATGGGCGTTGGAAGCGGCCGCAGTTACATCGTTCCCATGTTCCTGTTTCAGATGCAGGGACCATCCACCGAAGCCGTGTTCGGTGGCATGTACCGTTTTTTGTTGCGCGATGCAGCACAAGTGACAGGTTTTGTGAAAGGAGGCGCGCTTGGAATGGGTGCAACCTACCGCTGGGGCGATGCCATTACGCCAATGGTAAGTGTAGAATATCTTTGGATGCGATTGGGAGTGAGCTATGATGTGAATCTTTCCAAACTCAGAAACGCAACCAACTATCAGGGCGGTCTGGAAATATCATTGCGCGTTATACTTGCCGATGGTTTCTACTGGACCGGCCGACAATCGAGAAACTAA
- a CDS encoding collagen-like protein, with amino-acid sequence MTTAEKLAIAGPATGLLVYDLDTKSFWYFDGTQWVEAIGPQGPVGPTGPQGIAGTIGVDGATGPTGPTGPQGPAGQDGIIGMDGATGPQGPPGPTGAAGPQGITGSIGPTGPTGPIGLQGPPGPTGPTGVQGLTGPQGLLGPTGPSGPIGPQGVQGNIGPTGATGPIGPTGPQGIQGPTGALGPQGNTGPQGNTGAQGPIGVTGPQGVTGPQGIQGATGPQGQVGPTGAIGPQGVTGPQGIIGPTGPQGIQGNVGPTGPQGVTGPIGPTGVTGPTGNIAPGTLGQTLLNDGTAWVATSNLFHDPNTNNIGIGTTGATVSLEIATTDAIGVPSGTSAQRPTGPVPTGAMRWNTDLGTMEVFTGVTWMNINTPPIGSTYIQWANAADPNTIYPNTVWVFSDVTNGSFIRARGGGANVNAAGALTGTVQANAFQDHTHTASGTTAGSGALTTSAAGSHTHNWGGWWSNDDSRQYDTGTGNGNGTGNTISDGTFWWGGTNGTGADYTSRGTSTDGNHNHGGSTSGANTNSNNIWIPYDDNLSSDAASLNANGTASTCGSGWNGYETVGNFMGRLSDNCMGHTHSITTAGNHSHTVNFYAHRHFIKQRATDAAPDHTHSVPDHTHNLNITVNGAATGSTASETRPDNVAVIFWRRIN; translated from the coding sequence ATGACCACGGCCGAGAAATTGGCAATTGCAGGTCCGGCAACGGGCCTGTTGGTCTATGACCTTGATACCAAATCGTTCTGGTATTTCGATGGCACTCAATGGGTTGAGGCGATCGGCCCTCAGGGCCCCGTTGGCCCAACGGGTCCGCAAGGAATTGCAGGGACCATTGGTGTTGATGGCGCCACCGGACCAACCGGACCAACCGGACCGCAAGGGCCTGCCGGACAGGATGGAATAATAGGGATGGATGGAGCAACCGGTCCACAAGGTCCGCCTGGGCCTACTGGCGCTGCTGGGCCGCAGGGGATCACAGGTTCTATTGGTCCTACAGGACCGACTGGCCCGATCGGGCTACAAGGTCCGCCTGGACCTACTGGCCCCACTGGAGTTCAAGGTTTAACAGGGCCTCAAGGATTGCTCGGACCTACAGGTCCTTCCGGTCCTATCGGCCCGCAGGGTGTGCAAGGAAACATAGGACCGACCGGAGCCACAGGGCCCATCGGCCCAACGGGCCCACAGGGGATACAAGGCCCAACCGGAGCATTGGGTCCACAAGGAAATACAGGTCCACAGGGTAATACAGGTGCTCAAGGGCCAATAGGCGTTACTGGCCCGCAGGGTGTAACGGGCCCACAGGGAATTCAAGGCGCTACTGGCCCACAGGGACAGGTAGGACCAACCGGAGCAATAGGCCCTCAAGGTGTAACAGGTCCTCAAGGAATCATTGGGCCCACGGGTCCGCAGGGAATTCAGGGAAATGTGGGACCCACAGGCCCTCAAGGAGTAACTGGTCCGATCGGGCCAACAGGTGTCACTGGGCCAACGGGAAACATTGCACCGGGCACATTGGGTCAAACATTGCTAAACGATGGAACCGCCTGGGTTGCAACAAGTAATCTTTTTCACGACCCGAATACCAACAATATCGGGATCGGTACGACCGGTGCTACGGTCTCATTGGAAATTGCTACCACAGATGCTATTGGAGTTCCTTCGGGCACATCAGCCCAAAGACCAACGGGTCCGGTGCCAACCGGTGCCATGCGGTGGAACACTGACCTTGGTACGATGGAGGTGTTTACAGGTGTTACTTGGATGAATATCAACACACCCCCTATCGGCTCAACCTATATTCAATGGGCCAATGCGGCCGATCCGAACACCATCTATCCGAACACGGTATGGGTATTCTCTGATGTAACGAACGGAAGCTTCATCCGTGCACGGGGAGGCGGTGCGAACGTGAATGCTGCGGGAGCGTTGACCGGAACCGTTCAGGCCAATGCTTTTCAGGATCATACGCATACGGCAAGCGGTACAACGGCCGGCTCCGGAGCGCTTACAACATCGGCCGCAGGCTCTCATACGCACAATTGGGGAGGTTGGTGGAGCAATGATGATTCTCGTCAGTACGATACGGGAACAGGCAATGGAAACGGAACGGGTAACACCATTTCTGATGGTACATTTTGGTGGGGTGGCACCAATGGTACTGGGGCCGATTACACCTCGCGAGGTACCAGCACAGACGGAAATCACAACCACGGTGGCTCAACCTCTGGGGCGAACACTAATTCCAACAACATCTGGATTCCGTATGATGACAATTTGAGTTCAGATGCCGCGAGTTTGAACGCAAATGGTACTGCCAGCACTTGTGGTAGCGGTTGGAACGGTTATGAAACAGTTGGTAATTTCATGGGGCGTTTGAGCGACAATTGCATGGGACATACGCACTCTATAACTACAGCTGGCAACCATTCACACACCGTGAATTTTTACGCGCACAGACATTTCATTAAACAACGGGCCACTGATGCTGCGCCTGACCACACCCATAGTGTTCCCGATCACACACATAATCTGAACATTACAGTGAACGGAGCCGCCACGGGTTCAACTGCAAGCGAAACCAGACCGGACAATGTGGCGGTCATTTTTTGGAGAAGGATAAATTGA
- a CDS encoding StlD/DarB family beta-ketosynthase, which translates to MKEVYITGLAKFLPNEPISNDEMESVLGMIGGKPSRARRIVLRNNGIQNRYYSLQPNGKFSHSNAELVVESIKRLGVELNEVDVLACGTSAADQALPSHTAMVHGLLDAEMEIVSPSGACCSGIHAMKYAYMSIKAGEAQKAITCGSELVSPMMMARNFEAESRSESELESNPFIGFEKDFLRWMLSDGSGAALLQDKPNESGLSLKVEWIESRSYAHQYETCMYSSADKNEDGSVKSWKEFEPEEWLDHSVFAMKQDVKLLSSTIVPLGGKYLTEIAKRRNLDVSSVDYFLPHLSSNFFRQQVYDQLKADGMEITEDKWFTNLVQVGNVGSASIYIMLEELFNSGKLQKGQQILLMVPESARFSYAYALLTVC; encoded by the coding sequence TTGAAGGAAGTTTACATTACAGGATTAGCGAAGTTCTTGCCGAACGAACCCATCTCGAACGATGAAATGGAGTCGGTTCTTGGAATGATCGGTGGAAAGCCATCGCGGGCTCGAAGGATCGTACTCAGAAACAACGGAATTCAAAACCGATACTATTCGCTGCAACCGAATGGAAAATTCAGTCATTCCAACGCAGAGTTGGTGGTAGAATCCATTAAAAGGTTGGGTGTTGAACTGAACGAAGTGGATGTGTTGGCCTGCGGAACATCGGCCGCAGATCAGGCGCTACCATCGCACACCGCCATGGTTCACGGACTGTTGGATGCCGAGATGGAGATCGTTTCGCCAAGTGGTGCCTGCTGTTCGGGAATCCACGCCATGAAGTATGCCTACATGAGCATCAAGGCAGGCGAAGCGCAGAAAGCAATCACATGTGGTTCTGAGTTGGTTTCTCCCATGATGATGGCGCGGAATTTTGAAGCAGAATCTCGCTCTGAATCGGAGTTGGAAAGCAATCCGTTCATCGGTTTTGAGAAGGATTTTTTGCGTTGGATGTTGTCTGATGGTTCGGGCGCAGCCTTGTTGCAAGACAAACCGAATGAGTCTGGACTTTCGTTGAAAGTAGAATGGATCGAGAGCCGTTCGTACGCGCACCAGTACGAAACGTGCATGTATTCTTCGGCAGATAAGAACGAGGACGGTTCGGTAAAGAGTTGGAAAGAGTTTGAACCTGAAGAATGGCTGGATCACAGCGTTTTTGCCATGAAGCAGGATGTGAAATTGTTGAGCAGCACGATTGTCCCGCTGGGTGGAAAGTACCTGACCGAAATCGCGAAGCGCAGAAACTTGGATGTTTCTTCTGTCGATTACTTCCTGCCGCATCTTTCGTCCAATTTCTTCCGTCAGCAGGTTTACGATCAGCTGAAAGCGGATGGAATGGAGATCACCGAAGACAAGTGGTTCACCAACTTGGTTCAGGTTGGTAACGTTGGTTCTGCATCCATCTATATAATGTTGGAAGAGCTCTTCAACTCGGGGAAACTGCAGAAAGGCCAGCAGATTCTACTGATGGTTCCGGAAAGCGCCCGTTTCTCTTACGCGTACGCACTTCTTACTGTTTGCTGA
- a CDS encoding pseudouridylate synthase, whose amino-acid sequence MLVSREDVLKFIPQREPIVVVHGLLEHSENASVSEFHVEENHLFVRDGKLLPSGLMENIAQTSALRSGYHFAQQMQEGGEQKEPPIGFIGALKNFVVSDLPSVGSVLKTKVTVLHEVMGMQVVEAEVHCGKNIIASCEMKIFLSQESA is encoded by the coding sequence ATGCTGGTCAGCCGCGAAGATGTACTGAAATTCATCCCGCAGCGCGAACCGATCGTGGTTGTTCACGGTCTACTTGAGCATTCCGAAAACGCATCTGTTTCTGAATTTCATGTAGAGGAAAACCATCTTTTCGTTCGCGATGGAAAGTTGCTTCCTTCGGGTTTGATGGAGAATATTGCGCAGACCTCAGCCTTGCGTTCTGGGTATCATTTCGCGCAGCAGATGCAGGAAGGTGGCGAACAGAAAGAACCACCCATCGGCTTTATTGGAGCGTTGAAAAACTTCGTGGTTTCTGATTTGCCGTCTGTTGGTTCTGTGCTGAAGACCAAGGTCACCGTTCTTCACGAAGTAATGGGAATGCAAGTGGTGGAAGCTGAGGTGCATTGCGGCAAAAACATCATCGCATCCTGCGAAATGAAGATCTTTTTAAGCCAAGAATCCGCTTAA
- a CDS encoding T9SS type B sorting domain-containing protein, with amino-acid sequence MKQLTYSILFCLPMFAFGQTEFVINNGTDVRVNPGCQVIFAQGGIQNAAGEFSNAGEVVVEGNIINDGTLSGGASSGIYRVLNDVENNGQMNPGQSLFELYGDDQFLRGSQQLDFYDLTLTGSGIKYILKDISTAGTLDLIDRELHAGPNTVFHTNTSAPTVMAVHDQGFVSADEGGGLSRMTNSSQDYYFPVGSTVNNFKIRPITIAPQGGDNTYKVRYAPGLTPNNTQRGPEIYYVNPIFYHYVERTEGSSAGALTVYYEEATDGKFETLAHLESDFWRENVGTVEGPFLGSAPELASYKTDGWDFGSPEIALAALATDLFVPNVFSPNQDGHNDVFKPRGTEPFEYELRVYDRWGNCVFESNEIDRGWDGTFKGQRMNSGVFVYYIMSGGEVLSKGNVTLLR; translated from the coding sequence ATGAAGCAGTTAACCTATAGCATTCTTTTCTGCCTACCGATGTTTGCCTTCGGTCAAACGGAGTTTGTGATCAACAATGGAACGGATGTCCGCGTGAACCCAGGTTGTCAGGTGATCTTTGCTCAGGGAGGGATTCAGAATGCGGCAGGCGAATTCTCGAATGCAGGCGAAGTGGTGGTGGAAGGCAACATCATCAATGACGGAACGCTTTCTGGCGGAGCCTCTTCTGGAATTTACAGAGTGCTGAATGACGTGGAGAACAACGGACAGATGAATCCCGGCCAGAGCCTGTTCGAACTATACGGTGACGACCAGTTTTTGCGTGGTTCGCAGCAGCTCGATTTCTACGATCTTACACTTACAGGTTCTGGAATCAAGTATATACTGAAGGACATCAGCACGGCCGGAACTTTAGACCTTATCGACCGAGAATTGCATGCAGGGCCGAACACGGTTTTTCATACCAATACTTCGGCACCGACCGTGATGGCTGTTCATGACCAGGGTTTTGTAAGTGCGGATGAGGGCGGTGGCCTTTCGCGAATGACCAATAGCTCGCAGGATTATTATTTCCCGGTCGGAAGCACGGTCAATAATTTCAAGATCAGGCCCATAACCATTGCACCACAAGGAGGCGATAACACTTACAAGGTGCGTTATGCGCCCGGTCTCACCCCGAACAACACCCAACGCGGCCCGGAGATCTATTACGTCAACCCGATCTTCTACCATTATGTCGAGCGTACCGAAGGAAGTTCGGCAGGTGCGCTGACCGTCTATTATGAAGAAGCCACCGATGGAAAATTTGAAACCTTGGCACATCTCGAATCCGATTTCTGGCGGGAGAACGTAGGTACTGTCGAAGGACCGTTTCTCGGCTCAGCTCCAGAGTTGGCTTCATATAAAACAGACGGGTGGGATTTCGGCTCACCTGAAATTGCACTCGCTGCTCTTGCCACCGACCTGTTCGTTCCCAACGTGTTTTCCCCGAATCAGGACGGCCACAACGATGTTTTCAAACCACGCGGAACAGAACCGTTTGAATACGAACTGCGGGTTTACGATCGCTGGGGAAATTGCGTTTTCGAAAGCAATGAGATCGATCGCGGCTGGGACGGAACCTTCAAAGGTCAGCGCATGAACAGCGGGGTCTTTGTCTATTACATCATGTCGGGCGGTGAAGTGCTTTCTAAAGGAAATGTAACGCTGCTCCGATGA
- a CDS encoding DUF4476 domain-containing protein, with translation MRYVFLLSFFVSSLSVNAQNCRGPMNPRMFQSELQQLRALPQESARFRTAMQQFGPFCLSSAQVYQVCRLLGQDPYRIDFAYASYQNVTDPQNFYDVYDSFQLFSSAFRLHDLVVGEMTVELVPIPQPAPTPEPAPIPQPVCEVSPQDMAEITQLVKAATFKDSMEKQAKMMIKSKQCFRADQIVEILNVLTYDDSKLAVAKYAFDYCIDTQNYYRVVNSFTFKSYKDDLTQFIEARN, from the coding sequence ATGAGATACGTTTTTCTTCTTTCATTTTTCGTTTCCTCACTTAGCGTGAACGCACAGAACTGTCGCGGACCGATGAACCCTCGAATGTTTCAAAGCGAATTGCAACAATTGCGAGCGTTGCCGCAGGAATCAGCACGTTTCAGAACGGCCATGCAGCAGTTCGGACCATTCTGTTTGAGCAGCGCGCAGGTCTATCAAGTATGTCGCTTGCTCGGTCAGGATCCTTACCGGATTGATTTTGCGTATGCGAGCTATCAGAACGTGACGGACCCTCAGAATTTCTACGATGTGTATGATTCGTTTCAACTGTTCAGTAGTGCGTTCCGATTGCACGATCTGGTGGTTGGAGAGATGACAGTTGAGTTGGTCCCGATTCCGCAACCTGCCCCAACTCCCGAACCAGCACCGATTCCGCAACCCGTTTGTGAAGTGAGCCCGCAGGACATGGCCGAGATCACGCAATTGGTGAAAGCGGCAACCTTCAAAGATTCGATGGAAAAGCAGGCCAAGATGATGATCAAATCGAAGCAATGTTTCCGTGCTGACCAGATCGTGGAGATCCTCAACGTATTGACGTATGATGATTCGAAATTGGCGGTTGCCAAGTACGCGTTCGATTACTGCATTGATACGCAGAACTACTACCGCGTGGTGAATTCATTCACCTTCAAGAGCTACAAGGACGACCTGACGCAGTTTATTGAGGCGAGGAACTGA
- a CDS encoding deoxyhypusine synthase, translating into MKGPISQFAEEHFRHFNAAALMDAAKGYETHLAEGGKMMITLAGAMSTAELGRSLAEIIRQGKVDIISCTGANLEEDLMNLVAHDHYKRVPHYRDLSPKDEWELLENGFNRVTDTCIPEEEAFRRLQKHIFKVWKDAQDNGNRYLPHEYMYKILLSGELEQYYQIDPKNSWMLAAAEKNLPIICPGWEDSTMGNIFASYCYKGELNPSTMKSGIEYMTYLSDWYIKNSGGKGVGFFQIGGGIAGDFPICVVPMLYQDLEMTDIPFWSYFCQISDSTTSYGSYSGAVPNEKITWGKLDIDTPKFIVESDATIVAPLIFAWLLDW; encoded by the coding sequence ATGAAAGGACCGATCTCCCAATTTGCTGAAGAACATTTCCGCCATTTTAACGCTGCTGCGCTGATGGACGCTGCAAAAGGCTACGAGACCCATCTGGCCGAAGGCGGCAAGATGATGATCACGCTTGCTGGCGCGATGAGTACTGCCGAGCTGGGACGTTCATTGGCCGAGATCATTCGTCAGGGAAAAGTTGACATCATTTCTTGCACAGGAGCCAATTTGGAAGAGGATCTGATGAACCTTGTGGCGCACGACCACTACAAGCGCGTGCCCCATTATAGAGACCTTTCTCCGAAGGATGAATGGGAACTTTTGGAAAATGGATTTAATAGAGTTACAGATACATGTATCCCGGAAGAAGAGGCTTTCCGCAGGTTGCAGAAACACATTTTTAAGGTTTGGAAAGATGCGCAGGACAACGGCAATCGCTATCTGCCGCACGAGTACATGTACAAGATCCTTTTGAGTGGAGAACTGGAGCAGTATTACCAGATTGACCCCAAGAATTCGTGGATGTTGGCAGCGGCTGAGAAGAACCTTCCGATCATTTGTCCGGGATGGGAAGACAGCACCATGGGAAACATCTTTGCTTCGTACTGCTACAAAGGAGAATTGAACCCATCAACCATGAAATCGGGCATTGAATACATGACCTATCTGTCTGATTGGTACATCAAAAATTCAGGCGGAAAAGGAGTTGGATTCTTCCAAATTGGCGGTGGAATTGCGGGAGATTTCCCGATCTGTGTGGTGCCGATGCTCTATCAGGATCTTGAAATGACCGACATTCCTTTTTGGAGCTACTTCTGCCAGATTTCGGATAGCACAACCAGCTATGGTTCTTACTCTGGTGCCGTTCCTAACGAAAAAATAACGTGGGGAAAACTCGACATCGACACGCCAAAATTCATTGTAGAAAGTGATGCGACCATCGTGGCTCCGCTCATTTTTGCGTGGTTGCTCGATTGGTAG
- the acs gene encoding acetate--CoA ligase, translated as MMQKINSLEEYHEQYKRSVEDPEGFWNEKAETFVWKKKWDKTLEWEFETPSVKWFSGGKMNITENCLDRHLQTRGDQVAILFEPNDPTEEAEKITYRELHSRVSSFANVLKRNGAKKGDRICLYMPMTPQLAIAALACARIGAIHSVVFAGFSARSLEDRINDATCNIVVTADGGYRGAKTIDLKGIVDDALENCPSVERCIVQNRIGASVNMKDGRDVWLEEELKQVNDDCPAENMDSEDMLFILYTSGSTGKPKGVVHTCGGYMVYAEYSFRNVFQYEEGDIYWCTADIGWVTGHSYIVYGPLLAGATTVMFEGVPTWPDAGRFWEVCDKHDVNIFYTAPTAIRALEAAGLDYVKPYKLDSLKVLGSVGEPINEEAWEWYHKHIGKGRCPIVDTWWQTETGGILISPLANITPLKPSFATLPLPGVQPCLVDTEGNEIEGNGVEGNLCIKFPWPSMLRTTYGDHERCKQVYFSAYRGKYFTGDGCRRDQDGFYRITGRVDDVINVSGHRFGTAEIEDAIDEHKNVVETAVVGYPHDIKGQGIYAYVTCYREPENLEAFRKEINDTVVEMIGPIAKPDKIQIVSGLPKTRSGKIMRRILRKVAEGDVSNLGDTSTLLDPAVVDEIKAGAGLK; from the coding sequence ATGATGCAGAAGATCAATTCACTCGAAGAGTACCACGAACAATACAAACGAAGCGTTGAAGACCCGGAGGGTTTTTGGAATGAGAAGGCCGAAACATTCGTTTGGAAAAAGAAGTGGGACAAGACGTTGGAATGGGAGTTCGAAACGCCTTCGGTAAAGTGGTTTTCGGGTGGAAAGATGAACATTACTGAGAACTGCCTGGATCGCCATCTGCAAACGCGGGGCGATCAGGTGGCCATTCTCTTCGAACCCAATGACCCAACTGAAGAAGCGGAGAAGATCACTTACCGCGAGCTGCACAGCCGCGTCAGTTCATTTGCCAATGTGCTGAAACGCAATGGCGCCAAAAAAGGCGACCGCATCTGTTTGTACATGCCCATGACGCCTCAGTTGGCCATCGCAGCATTGGCCTGCGCACGCATCGGAGCCATTCATTCGGTGGTGTTTGCTGGATTTTCAGCGCGATCGTTGGAAGACAGAATAAATGATGCGACCTGCAATATTGTGGTGACCGCAGATGGTGGCTATCGCGGAGCCAAGACCATCGACCTGAAAGGAATTGTGGATGATGCCTTGGAGAATTGTCCTTCGGTGGAACGCTGCATTGTACAGAACAGAATTGGTGCATCCGTCAATATGAAAGACGGCCGCGATGTATGGTTGGAAGAGGAATTGAAGCAGGTGAATGATGATTGCCCGGCAGAAAACATGGACAGCGAAGACATGCTTTTCATTCTTTACACTTCTGGTTCAACCGGTAAACCGAAAGGCGTGGTTCACACATGTGGAGGGTACATGGTGTATGCCGAATACAGTTTCCGCAATGTGTTCCAATATGAGGAAGGTGATATTTACTGGTGTACGGCTGATATCGGTTGGGTCACAGGGCATTCGTACATCGTTTACGGACCATTGTTGGCGGGCGCCACAACAGTGATGTTCGAAGGTGTGCCGACTTGGCCGGACGCAGGTAGATTCTGGGAGGTTTGCGACAAGCATGATGTCAACATTTTCTACACTGCGCCAACGGCCATCCGAGCGTTGGAAGCCGCTGGTTTGGACTATGTGAAACCATACAAACTCGACAGTCTGAAGGTGCTTGGTTCGGTAGGCGAGCCAATAAATGAAGAAGCTTGGGAATGGTACCACAAGCACATCGGAAAAGGTCGCTGCCCAATTGTAGATACGTGGTGGCAGACGGAAACAGGCGGAATTCTCATCTCTCCTTTGGCGAACATCACTCCGCTAAAACCGAGTTTCGCCACGCTTCCGCTGCCAGGCGTGCAGCCCTGTTTGGTAGACACGGAGGGAAATGAAATTGAAGGAAACGGAGTAGAAGGAAATCTGTGCATCAAATTTCCGTGGCCGAGCATGCTACGGACCACTTATGGTGACCACGAACGATGCAAGCAGGTCTATTTCTCAGCCTATAGAGGCAAATACTTTACGGGCGATGGCTGCCGCAGAGATCAAGATGGATTCTATCGGATCACAGGTCGCGTAGATGATGTGATCAACGTTTCAGGCCATCGCTTCGGAACCGCAGAGATTGAAGATGCAATTGATGAGCACAAGAATGTGGTGGAAACTGCGGTTGTCGGTTATCCGCACGACATCAAAGGCCAAGGAATTTACGCTTACGTCACCTGCTATCGCGAGCCTGAAAACTTGGAAGCATTCCGCAAAGAGATCAATGATACCGTGGTGGAAATGATCGGACCGATTGCGAAGCCAGATAAGATTCAGATAGTGAGTGGCTTGCCAAAAACCCGTTCGGGTAAGATCATGCGAAGAATTCTGAGGAAAGTGGCTGAAGGTGATGTCTCCAATTTGGGAGATACCTCAACATTGCTCGATCCCGCTGTGGTGGATGAAATAAAAGCAGGTGCCGGATTGAAATAG
- a CDS encoding EamA family transporter produces MFDDIWQVSTLTFLLVLSSALLHASWNFIAKKHAGNYSIIYLSFCISSVITTLLAIPHLREVELNPNLIVLLIATGVFHAVYGFVLTFTYKNGDISTLYPIVRGSGIAGAVILSLVILHEIVNTTSASGVAMVVSGIAILSYRRNRKATSPKGIFLALICGSLIMSYTIMDKLLVAKIHPIPVLAASQVISALMFLPYVLKSRRAEMRLTLRTLMKPTIAISIIATSSYLIILYVMQIAPVSRIVAVREASVVFGAIAGYALLKEDFSKTRLIGVVFVMLGIILVKL; encoded by the coding sequence ATGTTTGACGATATTTGGCAAGTGTCAACTTTAACGTTCCTTCTGGTGCTTTCGAGCGCGCTGCTGCACGCATCATGGAACTTCATCGCCAAGAAACACGCTGGCAATTACAGCATCATTTACCTTTCGTTCTGCATCAGTTCGGTCATCACAACCTTGCTTGCCATTCCACATTTGCGGGAAGTTGAATTGAACCCAAACCTTATCGTCCTTCTCATCGCCACAGGCGTGTTTCATGCGGTTTACGGATTTGTACTGACGTTCACGTATAAGAATGGCGACATCAGCACACTTTATCCAATTGTTCGCGGAAGCGGAATTGCAGGCGCGGTGATTCTTTCGCTGGTTATTCTGCACGAAATTGTAAACACTACTTCAGCTTCGGGCGTTGCGATGGTGGTTTCAGGAATCGCCATTCTTTCCTATCGGAGAAATAGGAAAGCGACATCCCCGAAGGGAATCTTTCTTGCGCTGATCTGCGGCTCGCTCATTATGAGCTACACCATTATGGACAAATTGCTGGTGGCGAAAATCCATCCGATACCCGTTCTGGCGGCTTCGCAGGTTATTTCTGCACTGATGTTTTTGCCCTACGTGCTGAAAAGCCGAAGGGCTGAAATGCGATTGACTTTGAGAACGTTGATGAAGCCGACCATTGCCATCAGCATCATTGCAACCAGCAGTTACCTCATCATATTATATGTGATGCAAATTGCGCCTGTCAGTCGGATTGTTGCGGTACGCGAGGCTTCGGTTGTCTTTGGCGCCATTGCGGGTTACGCGCTTCTGAAAGAGGATTTCAGTAAAACCCGCCTGATCGGTGTGGTGTTTGTAATGCTGGGAATAATTCTTGTAAAGCTCTGA